From the genome of Deinococcus aerolatus, one region includes:
- a CDS encoding LapA family protein: MRTIVLIAGLVLLLIFAVLNFSSLMALTPMNLGFVQYVTAPIGLIMLLTAIFAALLFYFWAGISNLRAQADSAKLLRDMENLRISLDSQEGSRFTELRSHLDTRLNALSTGGTEAELRAVHTRIDEMQRDVNLQLAALDDYLKSRLGDATPERILPAEIRLDKKP; encoded by the coding sequence ATGCGGACAATTGTCCTGATTGCCGGCCTCGTGCTGCTCCTGATCTTCGCGGTCCTGAATTTCAGCTCGCTGATGGCCCTCACGCCCATGAACCTGGGTTTTGTCCAGTACGTCACCGCGCCGATCGGGCTGATCATGTTGCTCACGGCGATCTTCGCGGCGCTTCTGTTCTACTTCTGGGCCGGCATCAGCAACCTGCGCGCCCAGGCCGACAGCGCCAAGCTGCTGCGCGACATGGAAAATCTGCGGATCAGCCTGGACAGTCAGGAAGGCAGCCGCTTCACCGAATTGCGCAGCCACCTAGACACGCGCCTGAACGCCTTGAGCACCGGCGGCACCGAGGCCGAACTCAGGGCTGTTCACACTCGCATCGACGAGATGCAGCGCGACGTGAACCTTCAGCTGGCGGCGCTGGACGATTACCTGAAAAGCAGGCTGGGCGACGCAACTCCGGAACGCATCCTGCCCGCCGAAATCAGGCTAGACAAGAAGCCCTGA
- the accD gene encoding acetyl-CoA carboxylase, carboxyltransferase subunit beta — protein MALDRFFRRRRPQQQSGSDVPELWTQCPQCKESIYNRDLLGNAYVCPKCSHHLRLGAAQRVDVLLDEGSFTQLSGRVHPVDALDFHDTEAYTDRLERAQAKTGRPDAILSGSGTILNLPVTLAVMDFAFSGGSMGSVVGEEISRAAEHAAEQGTPLIIVTASGGARMQESALSLMQMAKTTVALETLAEQGLPYVSILSDPTTGGVTASFATIADVIVAEPGALIGFAGPRVIQQTIRQSLPEGFQRAEFLLSHGMVDAVVDRREQRPYLANLLGLLTRYEASA, from the coding sequence ATGGCGCTTGACCGATTTTTCCGCCGCCGCCGCCCGCAGCAACAGTCGGGTTCGGACGTGCCAGAGTTATGGACCCAATGCCCTCAGTGCAAGGAGAGCATCTACAACCGAGACCTGCTGGGCAACGCCTATGTATGTCCCAAGTGCAGTCACCATCTGAGGCTGGGCGCGGCGCAGCGCGTGGACGTGTTGCTTGACGAGGGCAGCTTCACGCAGCTGTCGGGCCGGGTGCATCCCGTGGACGCGCTGGACTTCCACGACACCGAGGCCTACACCGACCGCCTGGAACGGGCCCAGGCCAAAACTGGACGGCCCGACGCCATCCTGAGCGGCAGCGGTACCATTCTGAATCTGCCGGTGACGCTGGCCGTGATGGATTTCGCCTTCAGCGGCGGCAGTATGGGCAGCGTGGTGGGCGAGGAAATCTCGCGCGCCGCCGAACACGCCGCCGAGCAGGGTACGCCGCTGATCATCGTGACCGCCAGCGGCGGGGCCAGAATGCAGGAAAGCGCCCTGTCCCTGATGCAGATGGCGAAAACTACAGTGGCCCTTGAAACCCTGGCCGAGCAGGGCCTGCCCTACGTGAGCATCCTGTCGGACCCCACCACCGGGGGCGTGACCGCCAGTTTCGCCACCATCGCCGACGTGATCGTGGCCGAGCCCGGCGCGCTGATCGGGTTTGCCGGGCCGCGCGTGATTCAGCAGACCATCCGCCAGAGCCTGCCGGAAGGCTTCCAGCGCGCCGAATTCCTGCTGTCGCACGGTATGGTGGACGCCGTGGTGGACCGTCGCGAACAGCGGCCCTACCTGGCCAATCTGCTGGGCCTGCTGACCCGTTACGAGGCCAGCGCGTGA
- a CDS encoding acetyl-CoA carboxylase carboxyltransferase subunit alpha, protein MTGSPEALRELEARVRDLEATAERTGQNLDASISPLRVEVQRLREASGPPSRWERVQLARAPGRPTALDYVEQLCTGFTELHGDRRFGDDPALIGGPARWMGVPVMLLLQQKGRDTKTKIKRRFGSANPEGYRKAVRLMDLAEKFGLPVVALVDTQGAYPGLEAEERGQGWAIAESIRRMLTLRVPVVCTVIGEGGSGGALAVGVGNRVLIQENAWYSVISPEGAASIIWKDASKAPLAAEALKLTAPDLLDLGLVEEVIPEPTGGAHLNPQEAAAAVGEAVSRHLAELMAQSPQELKKGRAARFRAMGAFTEK, encoded by the coding sequence GTGACCGGCAGCCCCGAGGCCCTGCGCGAACTTGAAGCCCGCGTGCGTGATCTGGAGGCCACGGCCGAGCGCACCGGGCAGAACCTGGACGCCTCGATCTCGCCGCTGAGGGTCGAAGTTCAGCGGCTACGCGAGGCCAGCGGCCCGCCCAGCCGCTGGGAACGGGTGCAGCTCGCCCGCGCGCCCGGCCGACCCACCGCACTGGACTACGTCGAACAGCTGTGTACCGGCTTTACCGAACTGCACGGGGACCGCCGCTTCGGCGATGATCCGGCCCTGATCGGCGGGCCGGCCCGCTGGATGGGCGTGCCGGTCATGCTGCTGCTGCAGCAGAAGGGCCGCGACACCAAGACCAAGATCAAACGCCGCTTCGGCAGCGCCAACCCGGAAGGCTACCGCAAGGCCGTGCGCCTGATGGATCTGGCCGAGAAGTTCGGGCTGCCGGTGGTGGCGCTGGTCGACACCCAGGGCGCGTATCCGGGCCTGGAAGCCGAGGAACGCGGCCAGGGGTGGGCCATCGCCGAGAGTATCCGGCGGATGCTGACCCTGCGCGTGCCGGTGGTGTGCACTGTGATCGGTGAGGGCGGCAGCGGCGGCGCGCTGGCCGTGGGCGTGGGCAACCGCGTCCTGATTCAGGAAAACGCGTGGTACAGCGTGATCTCCCCCGAAGGTGCGGCCAGCATCATCTGGAAGGATGCCAGCAAGGCCCCTCTGGCCGCCGAGGCCCTGAAGCTCACGGCCCCCGATCTGCTGGATCTGGGACTGGTCGAGGAGGTCATCCCCGAACCCACCGGCGGCGCCCACCTGAATCCGCAGGAGGCCGCCGCCGCCGTGGGCGAGGCGGTCAGCCGTCATCTGGCTGAACTGATGGCCCAGTCGCCCCAGGAATTAAAGAAGGGACGTGCGGCGCGCTTCCGGGCGATGGGGGCCTTTACCGAGAAATAG
- a CDS encoding TetR/AcrR family transcriptional regulator, protein MTVPTPPTSAPPTDTTRVRIGQEAARLFVASGYHGVSMREVAEAVGVTKPALYHHYADKEALFLAMLDGALAGLARLIAHASAQSGLSAQLNTLVSELVDSAPEQRVGLQLASELRHVSAARRQAFENEYRQVWMGGLSALFEAASARGELRTDLPPQMLTRAFLAIIYPLVTGTPPADPQGTARALLSVYLDGACPR, encoded by the coding sequence GTGACTGTGCCCACGCCGCCCACCTCTGCCCCGCCCACCGATACCACCCGCGTCCGTATCGGGCAGGAAGCCGCGCGGCTGTTCGTGGCGAGCGGCTACCACGGCGTCTCCATGCGCGAGGTGGCCGAGGCGGTGGGCGTGACCAAGCCTGCGCTGTACCACCACTATGCCGATAAGGAGGCGCTGTTCCTGGCGATGCTGGACGGCGCACTGGCCGGGCTGGCACGGCTGATTGCCCACGCCTCGGCCCAGAGCGGCCTGTCGGCGCAGCTGAACACGTTGGTGAGCGAACTGGTGGACAGCGCCCCGGAGCAGCGCGTGGGCCTGCAACTGGCCTCCGAACTGCGGCATGTGTCGGCTGCCCGCCGCCAGGCATTTGAGAATGAATACCGCCAGGTCTGGATGGGCGGCCTGAGCGCGCTGTTCGAGGCGGCCTCCGCGCGCGGTGAACTACGCACGGACCTTCCGCCGCAGATGCTGACGCGGGCGTTCCTGGCCATCATCTACCCGCTGGTGACCGGCACCCCTCCTGCTGATCCGCAGGGCACGGCGCGGGCCTTGCTGTCGGTGTATCTGGACGGGGCCTGTCCTCGCTGA
- a CDS encoding 30S ribosomal protein S1, translating to MEDNTQTPAVQSGTQPTTGNETATDTQAEGTTNAASEVETAATETQASEPQATESEPAPAQAPAAQSAPQQASAPAAPEEREYPAMTMEDILASEAQEPQSVTRGDIVDGQIVFIGQEGIAVDIGSKVEGIIPLNQLGDEPVTLEEAQGMYKPGDQIEAYVVRVDLSNSQIVLSKKRADQDKGWRVLEKMQEADEAFEVEVLEKVRGGLVAQVEGIRAFLPASQVDTRRVNDLDPYVAKPLMVKLIELNRKRNRVIISHRAIMEAQKAKAREETVGQLEPGAQFEGEVVEITDFGVFVNLGGIDGLVHRSELTYGRFNHPRDVVTVGDKVQVQVIDVDEGRERINLSMKSLTQDPWEGAIDRYSVGQRVKGKVTNLTNFGAFVELESGLEGLVHVSEMSWTKRVRHPNEVMKEGDEVEAVILRIDPKDRRISLGIRQTTDDPWSALPDRYPPGTPVKGKITGMTDFGVFMEIEEGIEGLIHISELDTARVNNPADLFKKGDEIEAMILNIDPVEQRASLSRRRFLGGGAPPAAGGGQRDYVSQGGGSRSDRYGGAPGGGRAGGRGGRGGGADYNYNAKDASQGGKISTKLGDVYADLFAQFGLGGDKKDDAAGTETANAESVDTASDTKTDDTQA from the coding sequence ATGGAAGACAACACCCAGACCCCCGCCGTGCAAAGCGGGACTCAGCCCACGACGGGCAACGAGACGGCCACCGACACCCAGGCAGAAGGCACGACCAACGCTGCCAGCGAAGTGGAGACCGCCGCCACCGAGACCCAGGCCTCCGAGCCTCAGGCCACGGAATCTGAGCCCGCGCCCGCGCAGGCCCCAGCCGCCCAGTCCGCCCCCCAGCAGGCCAGCGCCCCCGCTGCCCCTGAGGAGCGCGAGTACCCCGCCATGACCATGGAGGACATCCTCGCCAGTGAGGCGCAGGAGCCCCAGAGCGTCACGCGCGGTGACATCGTGGACGGCCAGATCGTGTTCATCGGTCAGGAAGGCATCGCCGTGGACATCGGCTCGAAGGTAGAGGGCATCATCCCCCTCAACCAGCTCGGCGATGAGCCGGTCACGCTGGAAGAGGCCCAGGGCATGTACAAGCCGGGCGACCAGATCGAGGCCTACGTCGTGCGCGTGGACCTGTCCAACAGCCAGATCGTGCTGAGCAAGAAGCGTGCCGATCAGGACAAGGGCTGGCGCGTCCTCGAGAAGATGCAGGAGGCCGACGAGGCCTTTGAAGTCGAGGTGCTGGAGAAGGTGCGCGGCGGTCTGGTGGCCCAGGTCGAGGGCATCCGTGCGTTCCTGCCTGCCAGCCAGGTCGATACCCGCCGGGTCAACGATCTGGACCCCTACGTGGCCAAGCCGCTGATGGTCAAGCTGATCGAGCTGAACCGCAAGCGCAACCGCGTGATCATCAGCCACCGCGCCATCATGGAAGCCCAGAAGGCCAAGGCCCGTGAAGAAACGGTGGGTCAGCTGGAACCCGGCGCGCAGTTCGAGGGCGAAGTGGTCGAGATCACCGATTTCGGCGTGTTCGTCAACCTCGGCGGCATCGACGGTCTGGTTCACCGCAGTGAGCTGACCTACGGACGCTTCAACCACCCCCGCGACGTGGTCACGGTGGGCGACAAGGTCCAGGTCCAGGTTATTGACGTGGACGAGGGCCGTGAGCGCATCAACCTGTCCATGAAGTCGCTGACCCAGGACCCCTGGGAAGGGGCGATCGACCGCTACAGCGTCGGTCAGCGCGTCAAGGGCAAGGTTACCAACCTCACTAACTTCGGGGCCTTCGTGGAACTGGAGTCCGGTCTGGAAGGGCTGGTCCACGTCTCTGAGATGAGCTGGACCAAGCGCGTGCGTCATCCCAACGAAGTGATGAAGGAAGGCGACGAGGTCGAGGCCGTCATCCTGCGCATCGATCCCAAGGACCGCCGCATCAGCCTGGGCATTCGTCAGACCACCGACGATCCCTGGAGCGCGCTGCCTGACCGCTACCCGCCCGGCACGCCGGTCAAGGGCAAGATCACCGGCATGACCGATTTCGGCGTGTTCATGGAGATCGAGGAAGGCATCGAGGGCCTGATCCACATCAGCGAACTCGATACCGCTCGGGTCAACAACCCGGCGGACCTGTTCAAGAAGGGCGACGAGATCGAAGCCATGATCCTGAACATCGATCCTGTCGAGCAGCGCGCCAGCCTGAGCCGTCGCCGCTTCCTGGGCGGAGGCGCACCCCCCGCTGCGGGCGGTGGACAGCGCGACTACGTCAGCCAGGGCGGCGGCAGCCGCAGTGACCGTTACGGCGGCGCTCCCGGTGGTGGACGCGCCGGCGGACGTGGTGGACGTGGCGGCGGAGCCGACTACAACTACAACGCCAAGGATGCCAGCCAGGGCGGCAAGATCAGCACCAAGCTGGGCGATGTGTATGCCGACCTGTTCGCGCAGTTCGGTCTGGGCGGCGACAAGAAGGATGACGCCGCTGGCACGGAAACGGCCAACGCTGAATCCGTTGACACCGCCAGCGACACCAAGACCGACGACACCCAGGCCTAA
- the treS gene encoding maltose alpha-D-glucosyltransferase has translation MTQHTPPQWYKSAVFYELSVRTFADGNGDGKGDFPGLTGKLDYLRTLGVDCLWLLPFYPSPLRDDGYDVADYTAIHPDLGTMEDFQFFLNQAHVRGLRVISDLVTNHTSSEHPWFQAARRGPTLPDGSPNEYHDYYVWSDTGTEYAGARIIFTDTETSNWTRDEQCGRYYWHRFFSHQPDLNFDNPRVIEEILEAARFWLNVGVDGFRVDAVPYLIEREDTNCENLPETHEILKRMRRMVDEEFPGRLLLAEANQWPEDVAEYFGTEEDPEFHMCFNFPVMPRLYMSLKKEDTTSIREIMGRLPEIPSFGQWATFLRNHDELTLEMVDDDERAFMYAAYSPDTRMRINVGIRRRLAPLLNNERRRIELLNSVLLALPGSPILYYGDEIGMGDDLGLADRNGVRTPMQWNAGISGGFSTAWPSDCFFPPISDPVYGYQRVNVQAQERDPGSLLHWTSRQLEARRQHPAFAHGDLKFVDTDNASVLAFTRSHDNETLLIVCNFAANAQAATLDLSDHVGRTPVTLSGASPFPPVNNASYTIIMGRHEYYWLRLN, from the coding sequence ATGACCCAGCACACCCCTCCACAATGGTACAAGAGCGCCGTCTTTTACGAACTGTCGGTCCGCACCTTTGCGGACGGCAACGGTGACGGCAAGGGCGACTTTCCCGGCCTGACCGGTAAGCTGGATTACCTGCGGACCCTGGGGGTGGACTGCCTGTGGCTGCTGCCCTTCTACCCCAGCCCGCTGCGCGACGACGGGTACGACGTGGCCGATTACACGGCCATCCACCCGGACCTGGGCACCATGGAGGACTTCCAGTTCTTCCTGAATCAGGCGCACGTGCGCGGCCTGCGGGTGATCTCCGATCTGGTGACCAACCACACCTCCAGCGAACATCCCTGGTTTCAGGCGGCCCGGCGCGGCCCTACCCTGCCCGACGGCAGCCCCAACGAGTACCACGACTACTACGTCTGGAGCGACACTGGCACTGAGTACGCCGGGGCCAGGATCATCTTCACCGACACTGAGACCAGCAACTGGACCCGTGACGAGCAGTGCGGGCGCTACTACTGGCACCGTTTCTTCTCGCACCAGCCGGACCTGAACTTCGACAACCCCAGGGTGATCGAGGAGATTCTGGAGGCTGCACGCTTCTGGCTCAACGTCGGCGTGGACGGCTTCCGGGTGGACGCCGTGCCGTACCTGATCGAGCGCGAGGACACCAACTGCGAGAACCTGCCCGAAACACACGAGATCCTGAAGCGGATGCGCCGCATGGTGGACGAGGAATTCCCCGGCCGCCTGCTGCTGGCCGAGGCCAACCAGTGGCCCGAGGACGTGGCCGAGTACTTCGGCACGGAAGAGGACCCGGAATTCCACATGTGCTTTAACTTCCCGGTGATGCCCCGGCTGTACATGAGCCTGAAAAAGGAGGACACCACCAGCATCCGCGAGATCATGGGCCGCCTGCCGGAGATCCCGTCGTTCGGGCAGTGGGCCACCTTCCTGCGCAACCACGACGAACTGACGCTGGAAATGGTGGATGACGATGAGCGCGCCTTTATGTATGCGGCGTACTCGCCCGACACGCGTATGCGTATCAACGTGGGCATCCGGCGCCGCCTGGCCCCGCTGCTGAACAACGAGCGCCGCCGCATTGAGCTGCTGAACAGCGTGCTGCTGGCCCTGCCCGGCAGCCCGATCCTGTATTACGGCGACGAGATCGGCATGGGCGACGATCTGGGACTGGCCGACCGCAACGGCGTGCGGACCCCGATGCAGTGGAACGCGGGCATCAGTGGCGGCTTTTCCACCGCGTGGCCCTCAGACTGCTTCTTCCCGCCGATCAGCGATCCGGTGTACGGTTACCAGCGCGTCAACGTGCAGGCCCAGGAACGCGATCCGGGCAGCCTGCTGCACTGGACCTCCCGTCAGCTGGAGGCCCGCCGCCAGCATCCCGCCTTTGCCCACGGCGACCTGAAATTTGTGGACACCGACAACGCCTCGGTGCTGGCCTTCACCCGCAGCCACGACAACGAGACGCTCCTGATCGTATGCAACTTTGCCGCCAACGCCCAGGCCGCCACCCTGGACCTGAGCGATCATGTCGGCCGGACCCCAGTCACGCTGTCCGGCGCGAGTCCGTTCCCCCCCGTGAACAACGCGTCGTACACGATCATCATGGGACGGCACGAATATTACTGGTTGCGCCTGAATTGA
- a CDS encoding Glu/Leu/Phe/Val family dehydrogenase, translated as MTATQDSDHVNQKKYGAHDIPSYLDPNHIGPYEIYLEQVERVTPYLGKLAYWVETLKRPKRILVVDVPIHLDDGTVAHFEGYRVQHNTSRGPAKGGIRYHQDVTLSEVMALSAWMTIKNAAVNLPYGGGKGGVRIDPRKYSTGEIERLTRRYATEIGLIIGPEKDIPAPDVNTNPQTMAWIMDTYSMNVGRTSTGVVTGKPVSLGGSLGRADATGRGVFVTGAEAMKKLSLPMEGARIAIQGFGNVGEAAARIFHGHGAKIVAIQDVTGTIHSEAGIDPAAALEHLRRTGKITELPGSEEIQKDEFWSVDCDVLIPAALENQITLANADKIRARLIVEGANGPTNPAADDLLSGKGITIVPDVLANAGGVTVSYFEWVQDFSSFFWTEEEINKRLDRIMSEAFLSLWDVKEKHNVTLRTAVYIVSCTRVLEARALRGLYP; from the coding sequence ATGACCGCCACCCAGGATTCCGATCACGTCAACCAGAAAAAGTACGGCGCCCACGACATTCCCAGCTACCTCGACCCCAACCACATCGGGCCGTACGAGATCTACCTGGAGCAGGTGGAGCGGGTCACGCCGTACCTGGGCAAGCTGGCGTACTGGGTGGAGACCCTCAAGCGGCCCAAGCGCATTCTGGTGGTGGACGTGCCGATTCATCTGGACGACGGCACCGTGGCGCACTTCGAGGGCTACCGCGTACAGCACAACACCTCGCGCGGCCCGGCCAAGGGCGGCATCCGCTACCACCAGGACGTGACCCTGAGCGAGGTCATGGCGCTCTCGGCGTGGATGACCATCAAGAACGCTGCCGTCAACCTGCCGTACGGCGGCGGCAAGGGCGGGGTCCGGATCGATCCCCGCAAGTACAGCACCGGGGAAATCGAGCGCCTGACGCGCCGCTACGCCACCGAGATCGGGCTGATCATCGGGCCGGAAAAGGACATCCCCGCACCGGACGTGAACACCAACCCGCAGACGATGGCGTGGATCATGGACACCTACTCGATGAACGTGGGGCGCACCTCCACGGGCGTCGTGACCGGCAAGCCCGTGTCGCTGGGCGGCTCGCTGGGCCGGGCCGACGCCACCGGGCGCGGCGTATTCGTGACCGGCGCAGAGGCCATGAAGAAGCTGAGCCTGCCGATGGAAGGCGCGCGTATCGCCATCCAGGGTTTTGGCAACGTGGGCGAGGCCGCTGCACGTATCTTCCACGGGCACGGCGCAAAGATCGTGGCGATTCAGGACGTGACCGGAACCATCCACAGTGAGGCGGGGATCGACCCGGCCGCCGCGCTGGAGCATCTGCGCCGCACCGGCAAGATCACCGAACTGCCCGGCAGCGAGGAAATCCAGAAGGACGAGTTCTGGAGCGTGGACTGCGACGTCCTGATTCCTGCCGCGCTGGAAAACCAGATCACGCTGGCCAACGCCGACAAGATCCGCGCCCGCCTGATCGTGGAGGGGGCCAACGGCCCCACCAACCCCGCCGCCGACGATCTGCTGTCCGGCAAGGGCATCACCATCGTGCCGGACGTGCTGGCCAACGCCGGGGGCGTGACGGTCAGCTATTTCGAGTGGGTGCAGGACTTCAGCTCGTTCTTCTGGACTGAGGAGGAGATCAACAAACGCCTGGACCGCATCATGTCCGAGGCCTTCTTGAGCCTGTGGGACGTCAAGGAAAAGCACAACGTGACGCTGCGGACGGCTGTGTACATCGTGTCCTGCACGCGGGTTCTCGAAGCGCGGGCGTTGCGTGGCCTGTACCCCTGA
- a CDS encoding Glu/Leu/Phe/Val family dehydrogenase → MRASGLNWQGLMEQLQQALPHCDVTDQSLAYFKYPKRTVTMNLPVRMDDGTVRVFKGFRTVHSTARGPSMGGMRLKEGLNAHECEVLAAIMTLKAAVADLPLGGAKGGVDVDPSMLSPHETEGLVRRYTSEIVELIGPRTDILAPDVGSDAQMMAWMMDTYNQNTDTTVNGMVVGKPLQLGGSYASKDARGRSAALVTARVLQEAGRTLHRAPCAVYGFGDVGRKAAQTLAAEGAMVIAVSDQNGATFASGGLDLDALSQHREMFGTVQGFATDITVDELLELDVDVMMLAYDYGAVNASNAHAIRANYLVEATNRAVLPEAERFLKERGVIVLPDLVASLGGAVVNYLEWVQDASNFFWTEEEIEAAIDERVDAAVDTVMEFMRAHGLDLRTAAYAVALNRLHNATVMRGVYP, encoded by the coding sequence ATGCGGGCATCAGGACTCAACTGGCAGGGCCTTATGGAACAGCTTCAGCAGGCGCTGCCCCACTGCGACGTGACCGATCAGTCGCTGGCCTATTTCAAGTATCCCAAGCGTACCGTGACCATGAACCTGCCGGTGCGGATGGACGACGGCACGGTCCGGGTGTTCAAGGGTTTCCGCACCGTTCACAGCACCGCGCGCGGCCCGAGTATGGGCGGTATGCGCCTCAAGGAGGGCCTGAACGCCCATGAGTGCGAGGTGCTGGCCGCAATCATGACCCTCAAGGCGGCGGTGGCCGATCTGCCGCTGGGCGGCGCCAAGGGCGGCGTGGACGTCGATCCCTCAATGCTCAGCCCGCACGAGACTGAGGGGCTGGTGCGCCGCTATACCTCCGAGATCGTGGAACTGATCGGGCCGCGCACCGACATCCTGGCCCCTGACGTGGGCAGCGACGCCCAGATGATGGCCTGGATGATGGACACCTACAACCAGAACACCGACACCACGGTCAACGGCATGGTGGTGGGCAAGCCGCTGCAACTGGGCGGCAGCTACGCCAGCAAGGATGCGCGGGGCCGCAGCGCCGCCCTGGTCACCGCCCGCGTGTTGCAGGAGGCCGGGCGCACTCTGCACCGCGCGCCGTGCGCCGTCTACGGCTTCGGTGACGTGGGCCGCAAGGCCGCGCAGACGCTGGCCGCCGAGGGTGCGATGGTCATCGCCGTCAGCGACCAGAACGGCGCAACCTTCGCCAGCGGCGGGCTGGACCTCGACGCCCTATCGCAGCACCGCGAGATGTTCGGCACCGTGCAGGGCTTCGCCACCGACATTACCGTGGACGAGCTGCTGGAGCTGGACGTGGACGTCATGATGCTGGCCTACGACTACGGCGCCGTCAACGCCAGCAATGCCCACGCCATCCGCGCCAACTATCTGGTGGAGGCCACCAACCGCGCCGTGCTGCCCGAGGCCGAGCGCTTTTTGAAGGAGCGCGGTGTCATCGTGCTGCCCGATCTGGTGGCCAGCCTGGGCGGCGCGGTGGTCAACTACCTGGAGTGGGTGCAGGACGCCAGCAACTTCTTTTGGACCGAGGAGGAGATCGAGGCCGCCATCGACGAGCGCGTCGACGCCGCCGTGGACACCGTGATGGAGTTCATGCGGGCGCACGGCCTGGATCTGCGGACCGCTGCCTACGCGGTGGCCCTCAACCGCCTGCACAACGCCACGGTGATGCGTGGGGTCTATCCATGA
- a CDS encoding polyprenyl synthetase family protein: MTGVLALSVPDAAFEARLREVLRSRVEFIELIGDDLVAAGGKRVRPLLTLLSAQLLGASPSRPGWDGVLDLAVCVELLHSASLLHDDLIDDADTRRGQQSAFRRFGNVVSVMSGDFMLARLLTLLSGMSGGPALTRAFGETASVICEGEVLQFQVAAYQDYDLPNYLTVIHGKTAALTELAASAPATLLGADLGAHEALGVFGREYGLAFQMQDDLLDLAGTEQQIGKPVGGDLREGKATYPTLLLLDGPHGAEVRRILERRAEREGDVERVRELALLMGAFDRTRKEIRRRAALAVDALHLFPATEARQALEALARREINRAH, translated from the coding sequence ATGACCGGCGTCCTGGCTCTGAGCGTTCCCGATGCGGCCTTTGAGGCGCGTCTGCGCGAGGTGCTGCGCTCGCGGGTGGAGTTTATTGAGCTGATCGGTGACGATCTGGTGGCGGCCGGCGGCAAACGTGTCCGGCCGCTGCTGACACTGCTCTCGGCACAGTTGCTGGGCGCCTCGCCGTCGCGGCCCGGCTGGGACGGGGTGTTGGATCTGGCGGTGTGCGTCGAACTGCTGCACTCGGCCTCGCTGCTGCATGACGACCTGATCGACGATGCCGACACCCGGCGCGGTCAGCAGTCTGCCTTCCGGCGGTTCGGCAACGTGGTCAGCGTGATGAGCGGCGACTTCATGCTGGCGCGGTTGCTGACGCTGCTCTCGGGCATGAGCGGCGGCCCAGCCCTGACCCGCGCCTTCGGCGAGACCGCCAGCGTGATCTGCGAGGGCGAGGTGCTGCAATTTCAGGTGGCGGCCTACCAGGACTATGACCTGCCAAACTACCTGACTGTCATTCACGGCAAGACGGCGGCCCTGACTGAGCTGGCCGCCAGCGCCCCGGCCACGCTGCTGGGGGCGGACCTGGGAGCCCATGAGGCACTGGGCGTTTTTGGGCGGGAGTACGGCCTGGCCTTCCAGATGCAGGATGACCTGCTGGACCTTGCGGGCACCGAGCAGCAGATCGGCAAGCCGGTGGGCGGCGACCTGCGTGAGGGCAAGGCCACCTACCCGACGCTGCTGCTGCTGGACGGGCCGCACGGGGCCGAGGTGCGGCGCATTCTGGAGCGCCGTGCCGAGCGTGAGGGTGACGTGGAGCGCGTGCGTGAACTGGCGCTGTTGATGGGGGCATTTGACCGCACCCGCAAGGAGATTCGCCGCCGCGCCGCCCTGGCCGTGGACGCCTTGCACCTGTTCCCTGCCACGGAGGCGCGGCAGGCGCTGGAAGCGCTGGCCCGCCGCGAGATCAACCGCGCCCACTGA